From the Candidatus Desulfatibia profunda genome, the window GCGGGACTGTTGCTTGAAGGATGCGCTCCGAAAGCCTTATCGCCGCTACCGCATTGCTCCCGGGCAGACGCTCGCTTTACTCAGTTTGTCGAGAAAAGCCTGGGCACGGACTGGTACGGAATTTATGTGCAGGAAAATAAAATCGGTTACCTGAAAAGCACGTTCCGCCGCCAAACAGGTCCCGATGGCACAAGCTATCTAATTGAGCTTTCAGGGATAATGCATCTGCCATCCCAGAATGAAGTCGATAAGATCGAAATGGGTATTGTGGCCGAATTCAGGGCCCGGCCGCCATATTCACTGATACGTTATGCCGACAAAACGATACATAAAAACGATATCTCAGAGATCAAAATCGTGAGTATGGCCGATGGTTATCAGGCAAGCATTACGCAGGGTGGGGAAACGCATACCCAGCCGATTGGTCGCTTCGACTACACCCTTAAGGATTATACAGCGGTTCAAAACTGGATCGCCCAAAATCCCATTGCAGGTGCCGCCATCAAGTACCGGCATCTAAATCTGGCAACACTAAACATCCAAGAAAATACCGCGCGCATCGAGGCAATTCATGACGCCGTTGCTTCCGGTGTAAAGATAACTTATTATAATGTGATTACAACAGGTTGCGATGGACTTGAGATTCAAGAGGTATTTGGCGCCGATGGAACGGCCTACAGTATCTTTTTAGGACAGCAGTTTGAATGCCGCCTGGAACCGCAAGCGCTGGCAACCAAAATAGACACTCCGGTCGATTTATTTGTCAGCAATACGGTAGCGATCAACCGGCTCCTGGGGGATTCCGAAAAGGTGACCCTTTTAAAGTTTTCGCTAGACCATATCTCCGGGGCACTGCTCGGCGATGCTCCGGGGCAGTCGGTTACGCCTGACCCGGCCAATGATTCCTCTATCGCAACCATAAACCCAGCCGGTGCTTGTCAGTTGACCGCTACGGATGAAGAAATTAAAAAGAATCTGGCGGCGACAACCGATATCCCTGCCAACCATCCCAAAATTATCAGCCTGGCTCGCAAAGCAGTGGGTGACGCCGGCACCACTGCCGAAAAGGTCGGCCGATTGGTCAAATTCGTTTATCAGTATCTTGAAGACGATTATACGGCCAACCCCCTGACCGTACTGGATATTATCGCCAGGAAGAAAGGCGACTGCAGCGAACATGCCCAATTGTTTACGACCATGGCTCGTTCCCTGAAAATTCCCTGCCGGACGGTGGGCGGATTGATATATCTTGGTGATGCCTTTCAGGAATTCGGCCTGCACGCCTGGAATGAAGTCGTCATCAACGGTGTGTGGGTACCGCTTGATCCTACCTGGGGTCAAACTTTGATCGACGCAACCCACATCCGCTTTCCGGTGGACATATCCCAAGAATGGCAGATCATGGCCGCCATTGGGAAAATGAAACTGACGGTTCTCCAGGTCGAACACAAAAAATGAGATATTGATGATGTGATCGCTAGATAATACAAAATATTTTTTCGGTTGCGCCGCGCCCCAAAACCGGATTATTATCAATCAGTATTGGTTGTCCATACAAGAAACAGTAGCCGCTGTTGAACCAAGGAAGGAGGAGTGTCATGTTCGAGGCAGCCGAATTGGGTTTACATGTCACCAAAGAGGAATACAAAAGCAAGGTCCCTAAATTACGCGTGAGACTGCTCCACCTTCAGGAACGCCTGAAAAATGCTCCGTTTCCCGTGCTGATCCTGATCAACGGCGCCGACGGGGCCGGGAAAGGCGAAGTGGTCAATATTCTCCACGAATGGATGGATCCCCGCTTTCTGCTCACTTACGGATTCGGCCCCCTCACAAAGGATGAAAGCCAGCGGCCCCCTTTCTGGCGGTTCTGGCGGGCCCTTCCTCCCCAAGGTCGGATCGGCATTTTTTTCGGCTCCTGGTATACCCGCCCTATCATCAAACGCGCCTACGGGGAAATAGCGGACGAGGAGTTCGACGTGGCACTCCAGCGCATCAAGAGCCAGGAAAAGACCCTGGTGGACGACGGGATGCTGCTGATCAAATTCTGGTTCCATCTGAGCAAGAAAGATCAAAAAAAGAGCCTTAAAAACCTGAAAAAGGATCCCGAGAACAGCTGGCGGGTTTCCAAGTTGGACTTCAAACACCTGAAGATGTATGATCTGTTCCGCGGAATCGACGAAAACGCCCTGCGGGTCACCAGCACGGGAGAGGCCCCCTGGACCATCGTTGAGGCCGTGGACCGCCGGTACCAGTGCCTCACCGTGGGCAACCTGATTGCCGAACAGCTTGAGAAACGCCTGGAAGCCTGGGAAGCCGCAAAAGCAGCCAAGGTCGCCCAAAAAGAAAAAGGCGGCCTAAAAGATGCGGGGGCAGAAGAGCCGAGCCGCAAAAGTGCCAAAAAAATCGAGGCAGGCAAAAAGCACATCACCATTTTAGACAAACTGGATCTTACACGCACCCTCACACCCAAGGAGTACAAGCAGAGCCAAAACACCTTGCAGGGGAAGCTCAACAGGCTGTACCGCAAAGCCAAGAAAAAAGGCGTCGCCAGCATCCTGATTTTTGAGGGATGGGATGCGGGCGGAAAGGGAGGGGCCATCCGCCGGATCACCGGGGCCCTGGATTCCCGGGACTACCGCGTTGTCCCCATCGCAGCCCCTACGGATGAGGAGCGGGCGCACCAATACCTCTGGCGTTTCTGGCGCCACCTTCCCGACCAGGGCCACATCACCATTTTTGACCGCAGCTGGTATGGCCGGGTGATGGTGGAGCGGGTGGAAGGATATGCCCGCGAAGAGGAATGGGCCCGGGCTTACGCTGAGATAAACGATTTTGAAGAACAGCTTGCCGAACACGGCTACGCGTTGAACAAGTTCTTCCTTCATATCAGCTCTGAAGAGCAGTTGCGGCGTTTTGAAGAGCGCCAGAAGACCCCCTGGAAACACTTCAAGATCACCGAAGAGGACTGGCGCAACCGCGAAAAATGGGACCTCTATGAAAAAGCCGTCAACGAGCTGATCGAACGCACCAGCACGGAATACGCCCCCTGGACGCTGGTGGAGGCCGACTCCAAGGAATATGCGCGCACCAAGGTGCTGGAAACCTTCTACAATACCTTGAAACAAAAGGTTCGCAAAACTTAAAGGTGCTGTCCTTTAAAAACTCTCGGGCTCAAAGACTTCCCAAATGGTTTTTTCTCCGATCAGAGAATCTATCTTGCCCTGAATATCCCTTATTTCCCGGTTGCTCCTCCATTTCTTCCAGTCTTCAGCCGTCTCCCATTCGCTTATGACCAGGTATTCTCCGGGATTATCAAGGCTTCTTAATGTCTCGCGGGAAATATGGCCGGGTTGTCCTTTTGAACGGGAGCGTAATTCCGTTAGAAGCGGAACCACTAATTTCTTCTCATCCATTTGGAACGCGCGTTTACTTATAATTTTAACAGTCATCCTGTACCCCCTTTGATTCAAATCAGTTACGAGCCGTTATCAATCCACCCGTCCGTCCGATGAGCGGTGCAACGAGGCCGAGTGCGGCCGCGCCGAGGATCCCGGCCAAAGCCCCCTGCCCCGCATACTCGGGCCCCAGGGCCGTGTAGACAAGGACCCCGAAGGCGATGGAGGAAGGCAGCGCCACCAGCATAGCAGCCAGTCCGCCCCAAAGATCACCAATCCACGATGGTGTTTGCTCTTCGGCCTGTCCAGTTTGAGCGTTCATGACGTCACCTTATAGGCATGGCAACCGCTTCACGACACCCCCCTAACCCGGATTTTTCACGAGATTGAGACGTTCATTTGACACAAAAACATAAAGACACAAAAGACACAAAAGATTTTTTTATTATTCTTTCTTCGCCTGCCCTGTTAAATTTTTAAAAAATCGGGGTCGATTTTTGTTAAAAAGTATTATCGAATATCGTTTAGTAAGCCAAATTTAGAACTATTTAACAGGGTGAACCTTAGAGCACTTGGTGGCAATTAAAAAAACGTACCGCCTCTCGAAACGTTTCCTAAATTACGTGTGCTGTGATGCGTCTTGCTTACGGAAAGGATTTGGCTTCGGTAAGCGCTTTCGCAAAGAACTCACGCCTTATGCGCGTAGATTCTGCCGGCGACACCCATTTGAGCGCAGCGGTCGTGCATCCTGTCACACAAGCCGGTTCAAGTCCTTCATCGATTCTATCTTTGCAGTAGTCGCACTTGAATACCTTGCCGGTCTCCGGATTCCATTGAGGTGCGCCCCAGGGGCAGGCCGTGATGCAGGATTTACAGCCGACGCACAGAGTAGAATCGACGAATACGATCCCATCTTTTACCCGCTTTTGCATGGCACCGGTAGGACATGCCGAAACGCACCAGGGTGTCTCGCAGTGAAAGCAGGGCATGAATACGAAATTGATTCTGGGAATGCCGCCGATCAGCTTCGGACCTACGGGGATGATCATACAGAAGGCCGGGCCGACCGGCAGGTCGTTTTTGGTCTTGCAGTGCACTTCACAGGCGTTGCATCCAATACACCTTTTCTTATCCTGATATAAATAGTAGCTGCTCATAGGATCGCTCCTTTCTGCTCTCGCCTTAAACTTTTCTCACAGTCACCACACAATCCGCAGTCGGACAGTTACCCCCGACGGCCACTTTCAGCAGCCCCTTCATGAAAATGTTGTCTCTCATGCCCTTCTTATAGGCCCTGGTTTGAAGCGGAATCTCACAGCCGTATCCATGCAGCGTGTAAACTACCTCCGGGTGAATGTAATCGGTTACAGCCGCTCGCACTTTCTCGGAGACACCGTCGCAGGAAACCTCCACAAGATCGCCGTCCTCGATTCCGAGTTTCTTAGCCTCGCCGGTGTTCATCCACAACCGGTTCTCGGATTGGATCTCGTTCAGATAGATGTTGTTGAGGGTGGTCCCCTGTGTATGAACCGCGATTTTGCCGGTAATCAGCGTGTAGCGGCCCTCAGGAGGGGACTTCGGGCTGATATATGGAGGAAAGGAGGAGATGCCGTTCTCCTCCAGAATGCTGGAAACGAATTCGAGTTTCTTGGAGGGCGTTTTGAAGTCCATAGCTGTCTTGCGGTCGAAAAGGATCTGTTTTGGAGTTAGTTCCACGTATCCTTTTTCGTCGAAGTCCGCCAGCTTGAACCCCATATCCTCGAGCTGCCAGGCGATCAGTTCCTCGATCGTATCATAGGGAAAGTACTGGCCGATTCCCAGCCGCTCGGCAAGCTGCTTGATGATCCACCATTTGGGTTTACTGTCATATTTCGGTTCGACGGCCTGGTTCCGGATCCACAGGGCCGGCTTCGGCCCGCCCTTGACGATCACCGGATCTGTCCTTTCGAGATACATGGCCTCGGGTAGGATCACATCCGAAATCCACCCGATATGGCTGTAATTGATATCAACCGAGACCAGCAGATCCAATTTCATAAGAGCGGCCTTGAAC encodes:
- a CDS encoding antibiotic biosynthesis monooxygenase: MTVKIISKRAFQMDEKKLVVPLLTELRSRSKGQPGHISRETLRSLDNPGEYLVISEWETAEDWKKWRSNREIRDIQGKIDSLIGEKTIWEVFEPESF
- a CDS encoding 4Fe-4S dicluster domain-containing protein; protein product: MSSYYLYQDKKRCIGCNACEVHCKTKNDLPVGPAFCMIIPVGPKLIGGIPRINFVFMPCFHCETPWCVSACPTGAMQKRVKDGIVFVDSTLCVGCKSCITACPWGAPQWNPETGKVFKCDYCKDRIDEGLEPACVTGCTTAALKWVSPAESTRIRREFFAKALTEAKSFP
- a CDS encoding transglutaminase domain-containing protein, with the translated sequence AGLLLEGCAPKALSPLPHCSRADARFTQFVEKSLGTDWYGIYVQENKIGYLKSTFRRQTGPDGTSYLIELSGIMHLPSQNEVDKIEMGIVAEFRARPPYSLIRYADKTIHKNDISEIKIVSMADGYQASITQGGETHTQPIGRFDYTLKDYTAVQNWIAQNPIAGAAIKYRHLNLATLNIQENTARIEAIHDAVASGVKITYYNVITTGCDGLEIQEVFGADGTAYSIFLGQQFECRLEPQALATKIDTPVDLFVSNTVAINRLLGDSEKVTLLKFSLDHISGALLGDAPGQSVTPDPANDSSIATINPAGACQLTATDEEIKKNLAATTDIPANHPKIISLARKAVGDAGTTAEKVGRLVKFVYQYLEDDYTANPLTVLDIIARKKGDCSEHAQLFTTMARSLKIPCRTVGGLIYLGDAFQEFGLHAWNEVVINGVWVPLDPTWGQTLIDATHIRFPVDISQEWQIMAAIGKMKLTVLQVEHKK
- the pap gene encoding polyphosphate:AMP phosphotransferase, with the translated sequence MFEAAELGLHVTKEEYKSKVPKLRVRLLHLQERLKNAPFPVLILINGADGAGKGEVVNILHEWMDPRFLLTYGFGPLTKDESQRPPFWRFWRALPPQGRIGIFFGSWYTRPIIKRAYGEIADEEFDVALQRIKSQEKTLVDDGMLLIKFWFHLSKKDQKKSLKNLKKDPENSWRVSKLDFKHLKMYDLFRGIDENALRVTSTGEAPWTIVEAVDRRYQCLTVGNLIAEQLEKRLEAWEAAKAAKVAQKEKGGLKDAGAEEPSRKSAKKIEAGKKHITILDKLDLTRTLTPKEYKQSQNTLQGKLNRLYRKAKKKGVASILIFEGWDAGGKGGAIRRITGALDSRDYRVVPIAAPTDEERAHQYLWRFWRHLPDQGHITIFDRSWYGRVMVERVEGYAREEEWARAYAEINDFEEQLAEHGYALNKFFLHISSEEQLRRFEERQKTPWKHFKITEEDWRNREKWDLYEKAVNELIERTSTEYAPWTLVEADSKEYARTKVLETFYNTLKQKVRKT